The Coffea eugenioides isolate CCC68of chromosome 8, Ceug_1.0, whole genome shotgun sequence genome has a segment encoding these proteins:
- the LOC113780136 gene encoding uncharacterized protein LOC113780136 gives MFPYRLIFGKSCHLPVQMEHRAYWAVKQCNMQMDDAGEQRKLQLQELEEIRNDAYENSQIYMEKTKALHNHLISRKNYCVGQKVLLFHSRLKLFPGKLRSRWIGPFIITNIFPHDAVEILSPKTNKVFKVNGHRLKPFYEGFQAYTIEKLAFEEPTYSD, from the coding sequence ATGTTCCCTTATCGTCTGATATTTGGCAAATCCTGTCATCTTCCGGTTCAGATGGAACATAGGGCGTATTGGGCGGTGAAACAATGCAACATGCAGATGGATGATGCGGGAGAGCAAAGGAAATTGCAGTTACAAGAATTAGAGGAAATCCGCAATGACGCCTATGAGAACTCGCAAATTTATATGGAAAAGACAAAGGCTCTTCATAATCACTTGATCTCTAGGAAGAATTATTGTGTTGGTCAAAAAGTTCTACTTTTTCATTCTAGGCTCAAACTTTTTCCTGGTAAATTGCGTTCACGTTGGATAGGGCCTTTTATTATCACTAACATTTTTCCTCATGATGCAGTGGAAATTCTAAGTCCAAAAACCAACAAGGTTTTCAAGGTCAATGGTCACCGTCTTAAACCTTTTTATGAAGGATTTCAGGCATATACCATCGAGAAGTTGGCTTTCGAAGAGCCTACTTATTCTGATTGA
- the LOC113780137 gene encoding uncharacterized protein LOC113780137 gives MFTVPCNIGNIRIEKAMLDLGASINVMSRSIYNMLNLGPLKETDIIIQLLDRSNAYPDGILEDILVQVDKLVFPADFYVLDMEEDHSANSPPILLGRPFFRTSRTKIDVYSGTLTMEFDGDIIRFNIYDAMKYPNESHSVFVVDVIDSLMHHTFELTDDDALKVALTRGLDREYIQEMRGKFDLSLNFQETIFKLNFLKPVRYEVPYVELPQSHLKLLPSIVHAPKLDLKQLSSHLKYVFLGEGDIFPVIISYKLTAPEEEKLIRVLKDHKEAIGWILADIKGLSPAICMHIILLQEDAKPSREAQRRLNPPMMEVVKKEVLKLLDAGFYRCFIKDFSRISHPLCQLLQKDADFNFDEACKVSFDALKESLTSAPVVQPPNWSLPFEIMCDATLKYLLTKKEAKPRLLRWILLVQEFDLEIRDKKDVENLVADHLSRFVISQTPTSLQDNFPDEHLLAIHKQTPWYADIVNYLVTKTLPKDLSKAQKDKIKSDAKYYVGDEPYL, from the exons atgtttactgttCCTTGCAACATTGGAAATATTAGGATTGAGAAAGCAATGTTAGATTTGGGTGCTTCCATAAATGTTATGTCTCGTTCTATTTATAATATGCTGAATCTCGGGCCTTTAAAAGAGACGGATATAATAATTCAACTTTTGGATAGGTCAAATGCTTATCCTGATGGGATTTTGGAAGACATATTGGTTCAAGTAGACAAATTGGTTTTTCCTGCCGACTTTTATGTGCTTGATATGGAGGAAGATCATTCTGCTAACTCACCCCCAATTCTATTAGGAAGACCATTTTTCAGAACTTCTAGAACCAAAATTGATGTCTATTCTGGAACACTGACTATGGAGTTTGATGGCGATATTATAAGATTCAATATTTATGACGCCATGAAATATCCTAATGAATCTCATTCAGTCTTTGTTGTAGATGTAATTGACTCTTTGATGCATCACACTTTTGAACTAACTGATGATGATGCTTTGAAAGTTGCTCTTACTCGTGGCCTTGATCGGGAGTATATTCAGGAGATGAGAGGGAAGTTTGACCTTTCCCTTAATTTTCAAGAAActatttttaaattaaattttcttAAACCTGTAAGATATGAAGTGCCTTATGTTGAATTGCCACAGTCACATTTAAAACTTTTACCATCTATTGTGCATGCCCCGAAGTTGGATTTGAAGCAATTATCCAGTCATCTAAAATATGTATTCCTCGGGGAAGGAGACATATTTCCAGTGATTATTTCTTACAAGTTAACCGCTccagaagaagaaaaactcatTAGGGTGCTAAAAGATCACAAGGAGGCAATAGGATGGATCTTAGCAGATATCAAAGGACTAAGTCCAGCCATTTGCATGCACATAATCTTATTGCAAGAAGATGCTAAACCTTCAAGAGAGGCCCAACGTAGGCTAAACCCACCAATGATGGAGGTAGTAaagaaagaagttttaaaacttcttgaTGCAG GATTTTACCGATgctttattaaggatttttcgAGAATATCTCATCCTCTGTGCCAACTACTTCAAAAGGATGCAGATTTTAATTTTGATGAAGCCTGTAAAGTTTCTTTTGATGCACTCAAGGAATCACTGACATCAGCACCAGTTGTCCAGCCGCCAAATTGGAGTCTACCTTTCGAAATCATGTGTGATGCAA CGCTTAAGTACTTGCTCACCAAGAAGGAGGCAAAGCCAAGACTCTTACGATGGATTCTTCTAGTGCAAGAATTTGATTTAGAGATTCGGGACAAAAAAGATGTTGAGAATTTGGTTGCGGATCACCTCAGTCGATTTGTCATAAGTCAGACACCCACATCTCTACAAGATAATTTTCCAGATGAACATCTCCTTGCCATTCATAAGCAAACTCCATGGTATGCAGATATAGTTAATTATTTGGTTACTAAGACGCTGCCTAAGGATTTATCTAAGGCTCAGAAGGATAAAATCAAAAGCGATGCTAAATATTATGTGGGGGATGAACCATACTTGTGA